A stretch of Eleutherodactylus coqui strain aEleCoq1 chromosome 2, aEleCoq1.hap1, whole genome shotgun sequence DNA encodes these proteins:
- the STMP1 gene encoding short transmembrane mitochondrial protein 1: protein MLQFLLGFAFGNVVGMYLAQNYEVPDIGKKVEEFKKDLEVKKKPPSDK, encoded by the exons ctgggattCGCCTTCGGAAACGTGGTGGGGATGTACCTGGCGCAGAACTATGAG GTGCCGGATATAGGAAAGAAAGTGGAAGAGTTCAAAAAGGATTTGGAAGTAAAAAAGAAACCTCCCAGCGATAAGTGA